A window from Schistosoma haematobium chromosome 1, whole genome shotgun sequence encodes these proteins:
- the G6PD_1 gene encoding glucose-6-phosphate 1-dehydrogenase, variant 2 (EggNog:ENOG410VCGA~COG:G) has product MKFCNQVFSPLWNRENIDNITISFKEPFGTEGRGGYFDQFGIIRDVVQNHLIQILSLVAMEKPISVNADDIRDEKVRVLRSIEPLTIDDIVIGQYVADPNATNPPASLSYTDDPSVPKDSITPTYVCAVLYVRNDRWKGVPFILRAGKALNERKAEVRVQFKEPHIHLFGSKEGLPRNELVIRVQPDEAVYIKLNVKSPGMKFQTEETELDLTYAQRYKAIKLPDAYERLILDVFCGVQTNFVRSDELREAWRILTPVLKYLEENKISPYPYIYGSRNGPKEADILCKKAGFQYSGTYVWKSG; this is encoded by the exons ATGAA ATTCTGTAATCAGGTCTTCAGTCCACTGTGGAATCGtgaaaatattgataatattacAATATCATTTAAAGAACCATTCGGAACCGAAGGACGTGGTGGGTATTTTGATCAATTCGGAATTATTCG TGATGTTGTTCAGaatcatcttattcaaattctttCGTTGGTAGCAATGGAAAAACCTATTTCAGTTAATGCAGATGATATACGTGATGAGAAG GTTCGTGTGCTTCGAAGCATTGAACCTCTAACAATAGACGACATTGTAATTGGACAGTACGTTGCAGATCCGAATGCAACAAATCCACCTGCTTCGTTGTCTTACACGGATGATCCATCAGTTCCTAAAG ATTCCATAACACCTACTTATGTATGTGCTGTGTTATATGTGAGAAATGATCGTTGGAAGGGTGTTCCATTCATTCTCCGGGCAGGGAAAG CACTAAATGAACGTAAAGCAGAAGTCAGAGTTCAGTTTAAAGAACCTCATATTCATCTTTTCGGTTCAAAAGAAGGTCTACCACGTAATGAATTAGTTATACGTGTACAACCGGACGAAGCAGTTTATATTAAATTGAATGTGAAATCTCCTGGTATGAAATTTCAAACAGAAGAAACTGAATTAGACTTAACTTATGCTCAGCGATATAAA GCCATCAAACTACCCGACGCTTACGAACGATTGATTCTCGATGTATTCTGTGGAGTTCAGACAAATTTTGTACGTTCTGATGAACTACGCGAAGCTTGGCGTATTTTAACACCGGTATTAAAATACTTGGAAGAAAATAAAATCAGTCCATATCCATACATTTATGGGAG TCGTAATGGCCCGAAAGAAGCAGATATTTTGTGTAAAAAAGCAGGTTTTCAATACTCTGGTACATATGTTTGGAAATCAGGTTAA